Proteins encoded within one genomic window of Brassica rapa cultivar Chiifu-401-42 chromosome A09, CAAS_Brap_v3.01, whole genome shotgun sequence:
- the LOC103843663 gene encoding uncharacterized protein LOC103843663 — MEAKSNDPANSIDDVDIDQGNETDESVIDVSGQSLELSLPGNNTFDPIKGLYFFRNAFNLIPKSIGELGRLKKLKFFGNEIDLFPPELGNLVALEYLQVKISSPGFGDGLAWDKLKGLKELELTKVPKRSSALTLLSEISGLRSLTRLSVCYFSIRYIPPEIGCLKSLEYLDLSFNKIKSLPKEISYLTSLMFLKVAHNRLIELPSVLALLQNLESLDVSNNRLTTLDPLDLSLMPRLQILNLQYNRLRSCCSIPAWIQCDLGGNYEEMGVDTCSSIVEMDVYETPYENNIISVPQGACSHRNSLSMSTVVSSNGRCVSVRKSSKRWKRKHHYLQQRTRQDRLNNNKKWKSEVPPVRLNLKMYKVKETRKQEMNVSQNTDKDSVGSICLDDNDKLLEDAEIGDPVITSEDEESSLKADLVSENSPSVENQSTSEKDNKECCEIKSSSPSSGDADYSSSTERKKPNHSTKRCSDKYLDNPKGSKCHKPSPDIANLSHKYSSNSFCSTEDSLPDGFFDAGRDRPFMPLSKYEEILPLDSREVILLDRSKDEVLDAITLSARALVARMKILNCPPADVDQVSINSLQVASYLALFVSDHFGGSDRTAIIERTRKVALSGTNYQKPFVCTCVTGNQDNLAAQDVNFSDVCEKSLRSIKSKRNSVVVPLGKLQFGICRHRALLMKFLCDRMEPPVPCELVRGYLDFTPHAWNIVPVKRGDSLVRMVVDACRPHDIREDTDQEYFCRYIPLNRLSESICKRAKLEPGCSFPSLSTSEGVERANSSLIRCKLGSTEAAAKMRTLEVNGASVDDIRTFEYTCLGEVRILGALKHDCIVELYGHELSSKWIASEDGNEHRRVLQSAILMEYIKGGSLKGHIEKLSEAGKHHVPMDLALSIARDISGALVQLHSKDIIHRDIKSENVLIHLNSQKANGEEPIVKLCDFDRAVPLRSHLHGCCIAHVGIHPPNVCVGTPRWMAAEVFRAMHEHNFYGLEVDIWSFGCLIFELLTLQIPYFDSSELQIQESLQKGKRPKLPEELEKLASETEEEESANKLREELDLTESDLDTMRFLIDVFHCCTMESPSDRLSAEDLHEMILSWTKSNSPTGTFTSSQSSQAFEA, encoded by the exons ATGGAAGCTAAGAGCAACGATCCTGCTAATTCAATCGATGACGTGGACATTGATCAAGGAAACGAAACCGATGAGTCAGTGATCGATGTCTCCGGACAAAGTCTGGAGCTTTCTCTTCCGGGCAACAACACATTCGATCCCATCAAAGGTCTCTACTTTTTTCGAAACGCTTTCAACCTAATCCCCAAATCGATCGGAGAGCTCGGGAGGTTGAAGAAGCTCAAGTTTTTCGGCAACGAGATCGATCTGTTCCCACCGGAGCTAGGGAATCTGGTGGCTTTGGAGTATCTTCAGGTGAAGATCTCGTCGCCGGGCTTCGGCGACGGCTTGGCGTGGGACAAGCTTAAAGGTTTGAAGGAGCTTGAGCTTACTAAAGTCCCTAAACGTTCTTCTGCGTTGACTCTATTGAGTGAGATCTCTGGTCTTAGGTCCTTGACGAGGCTCTCTGTTTGTTACTTCTCCATTAG ATATATTCCTCCGGAGATTGGATGTCTCAAGAGTCTGGAGTATCTTGATCTCTCCTTCAACAAGATCAAGAGTTTGCCTAAGGAGATAAGTTACCTGACTTCATTGATGTTCTTGAAGGTTGCTCACAACAGGCTGATTGAGCTACCATCGGTTTTAGCTTTGTTACAAAACTTGGAAAGCCTGGACGTGTCTAACAACCGGTTAACAACTCTGGATCCTCTCGACCTAAGCTTAATGCCTAGGCTTCAGATTCTAAATTTACAG TACAATAGGCTCCGGAGTTGTTGCTCTATTCCTGCATGGATACAATGTGATTTGGGAGGGAACTATGAAGAGATGGGAGTTGATACTTGCAGCTCTATAGTTGAAATGGATGTCTACGAAACCCCGTATGAAAACAACATCATAAGTGTTCCTCAAG GTGCATGCTCTCACCGTAACTCACTAAGTATGTCAACTGTTGTTTCTTCCAACGGTAGATGCGTCTCGGTTCGAAAATCAAGTAAGAGGTGGAAGCGGAAACATCACTACTTACAGCAAAGGACAAGGCAAGATCGTttgaacaacaacaagaagtGGAAAAGTGAAGTCCCTCCGGTGAGACTAAATCTGAAGATGTATAAAGTCAAAGAAACTAGAAAACAGGAGATGAATGTTTCACAGAACACTGACAAAGATTCAGTTGGTAGCATCTGCTTGGATGACAATGATAAACTGTTAGAAGACGCTGAAATAGGAGATCCTGTCATTACTTCTGAAGATGAAGAGAGCAGTTTGAAAGCTGATTTGGTTTCTGAAAATTCCCCATCTGTGGAAAACCAATCAACGAGTGAAAAAGATAACAAGGAGTGTTGTGAAATTAAGTCATCTTCTCCCTCTTCAGGAGATGCAGACTATAGTTCTTCTACAGAGAGAAAGAAACCAAATCACAGTACAAAGAGATGCTCTGATAAGTACCTGGATAACCCAAAAGGTTCTAAATGCCATAAGCCATCTCCAGACATTGCTAACCTGTCTCACAAATACAGCAGCAATTCATTTTGCAGCACAGAAGATTCTCTTCCTGATGGATTCTTTGATGCTGGACGTGATAGGCCCTTTATGCCTCTTAGTAAGTATGAGGAGATCTTGCCCCTTGATTCACGTGAAGTCATACTCCTGGACAGGTCCAAGGATGAAGTATTGGATGCAATCACCCTCTCTGCTCGAGCTTTGGTAGCTAGAATGAAGATACTGAACTGTCCACCTGCAGATGTAGACCAAGTCTCCATCAACAGCTTGCAGGTTGCATCATATCTTGCCCTCTTTGTGTCAGATCATTTCGGAGGAAGTGACAGAACCGCTATCATAGAAAGAACCAGAAAGGTTGCACTCTCTGGCACAAACTACCAGAAACCTTTTGTCTGCACCTGTGTGACTGGGAACCAAGACAATTTGGCTGCTCAAGATGTCAATTTCTCTGATGTGTGTGAAAAATCATTGCGTTCTATCAAGTCCAAGCGGAACTCTGTAGTGGTTCCTCTAGGGAAGCTGCAGTTTGGCATCTGTAGACACAGGGCCTTGCTCATGAAGTTCCTTTGTGATCGTATGGAGCCTCCTGTGCCTTGCGAGCTCGTTAGAGGCTATCTAGACTTCACGCCGCATGCCTGGAACATTGTTCCTGTGAAGCGAGGTGACTCTTTGGTTCGTATGGTGGTTGATGCTTGCCGTCCTCATGACATCAGGGAAGATACAGATCAAGAATACTTCTGCCG GTACATTCCTCTTAATCGGCTTAGTGAATCCATTTGCAAAAGAGCAAAGCTGGAACCAGGATGCTCTTTTCCTTCTCTGTCAACAAGCGAAGGAGTAGAAAGAGCTAATAGTAGTCTTATCCGTTGCAAGCTTGGCTCCACTGAAGCAGCTGCtaag ATGCGTACATTAGAGGTTAATGGAGCATCCGTAGATGACATCAGGACTTTTGAGTACACTTGCTTAGGAGAAGTGAGGATTTTAGGAGCATTGAAACATGACTGTATAGTGGAGCTATACGGACATGAGTTATCTTCCAAGTGGATAGCCTCGGAAGATGGAAACGAACATAGACGCGTATTGCAGTCTGCTATCCTTATGGAATACATAAAAGGAGGATCTCTAAAG GGCCACATTGAGAAGCTTTCTGAAGCTGGTAAGCATCATGTACCAATGGATCTAGCCTTGTCTATCGCAAGAGATATCTCAGGGGCTTTAGTACAGCTGCATTCGAAGGATATAATCCACCGTGACATCAAAAGCGAAAACGTTTTGATCCACCTGAACAGTCAAAAAGCAAACGGAGAAGAACCTATAGTGAAGCTTTGTGATTTCGATAGAGCTGTTCCGCTTAGGTCTCACTTGCACGGTTGCTGCATTGCTCACGTCGGAATACATCCTCCTAATGTATGCGTTGGTACGCCACGTTGGATGGCCGCTGAGGTCTTCCGAGCTATGCACGAACATAACTTTTACGGACTT GAAGTGGATATCTGGTCATTTGGATGCCTAATCTTTGAGCTGTTGACACTACAGATCCCATATTTTGATTCATCCGAGCTTCAGATTCAAGAATCTCTACAG AAGGGCAAAAGGCCAAAACTACCAGAGGAGTTAGAGAAGCTGGCCTCTGAAACGGAGGAAGAAGAATCAGCCAATAAACTGCGTGAAGAGCTTGACCTAACCGAATCTGACTTGGACACAATGAGATTTCTTATCGACGTGTTTCACTGCTGCACGATGGAGTCTCCTTCAGACCGTCTAAGCGCTGAAGACCTTCATGAAATGATTCTTTCATGGACAAAGAGCAATTCTCCTACAGGTACTTTCACTTCTTCACAAAGCTCTCAAGCCTTTGAAGCTTGA
- the LOC103843665 gene encoding probable indole-3-pyruvate monooxygenase YUCCA9, whose translation MENNMFSLMASEEYSSDRRCIWVNGPVIVGAGPSGLATAACVRDEGVPFVVVERSDCIASLWQKRTYDRLKLHLPKKFCQLPKMPFPDHYPEYPTKRQFIDYLESYASHFKIKPEFNKSVESARFDETSGLWRVRTTSAGEEMEYICRWLVVATGENAEQVVPEINGLKTEFNGEVIHACEYKSGEKFRGKRVLVVGCGNSGMEVSLDLANHNAITSMVVRSSVHVLPREIMGKSTFGISVMLMKWLPLWLVDKLILSLSWLVLGSLSNYGLKRPNIGPMELKSKTGKTPVLDIGALEKIKSGDVEIVPAIKRFSRSHVELVDGRKLDVDAVVLATGYRSNVPSWLHESEFFSKNGFPKSPFPQAWKGKSGLYAAGFTRKGLAGASADAVNIAQDIGNVWREETKRQKMRRNVGHRRCISVA comes from the exons ATGGAGAATAATATGTTTAGCCTAATGGCAAGTGAAGAATATTCATCAGACCGTCGGTGTATTTGGGTCAACGGTCCGGTTATCGTCGGTGCCGGTCCGTCCGGTTTAGCAACAGCAGCTTGTGTACGTGATGAAGGAGTCCCATTCGTCGTGGTCGAAAGATCAGACTGCATAGCTTCACTATGGCAAAAAAGAACATACGACAGACTCAAGCTTCACTTGCCCAAGAAGTTTTGCCAATTACCAAAAATGCCCTTCCCTGATCACTACCCTGAATACCCAACAAAACGACAGTTCATCGACTACCTTGAGTCCTACGCAAGTCATTTCAAGATTAAACCGGAGTTTAATAAATCAGTCGAGTCTGCTCGGTTTGATGAAACCAGCGGGTTGTGGAGGGTTAGGACGACTTCTGCCGGAGAGGAGATGGAGTATATTTGCCGGTGGTTGGTGGTGGCGACGGGAGAAAACGCCGAACAAGTTGTGCCGGAGATTAACGGGCTTAAGACGGAGTTCAACGGAGAAGTGATCCACGCTTGTGAGTATAAGTCCGGCGAGAAGTTTAGAGGGAAAAGAGTTCTTGTCGTGGGATGTGGAAACTCAGGCATGGAAGTGTCTCTTGATCTTGCTAATCACAATGCTATTACTTCCATGGTCGTTCGTAGCTCG GTTCATGTGTTGCCGAGAGAAATAATGGGGAAATCAACATTTGGAATCTCAGTGATGTTAATGAAGTGGCTACCTCTATGGCTAGTAGACAAGCTTATACTGAGCTTATCATGGCTGGTTCTTGGAAGCTTATCAAACTACGGGCTTAAGAGGCCCAACATAGGCCCAATGGAGCTGAAAAGCAAGACGGGAAAGACGCCGGTTCTCGACATCGGTGCACTGGAGAAGATAAAGTCCGGCGACGTAGAAATCGTCCCTGCGATCAAACGGTTCTCACGAAGCCACGTGGAGCTCGTAGATGGACGAAAGTTAGATGTTGATGCGGTGGTTCTAGCCACCGGTTATCGCAGCAACGTCCCTTCTTGGCTTCATGAAAGTGAGTTCTTTTCGAAGAACGGGTTCCCGAAGTCACCatttccacaagcttggaaaGGGAAGTCGGGTTTATATGCGGCTGGATTCACGAGGAAAGGGCTGGCCGGAGCATCTGCGGATGCTGTTAACATAGCTCAAGATATTGGTAATGTGTGGAGAGAAGAGACTAAGCGACAGAAGATGAGAAGAAATGTAGGTCACCGCAGATGTATCTCAGTTGCTTGA
- the LOC103843666 gene encoding eukaryotic translation initiation factor 2 subunit gamma translates to MARNKGLAEQDLSKLDVTVLHPLSPEVISRQATINIGTIGHVAHGKSTVVKAISGVQTVRFKNELERNITIKLGYANAKIYKCEDDKCPRPMCYKAYGSGKEDTPNCDVPGFENAKMKLLRHVSFVDCPGHDILMATMLNGAAIMDGALLLIAANETCPQPQTSEHLAAVEIMQLKHIIILQNKIDLIQENVAINQHEAIQKFIMNTVADGAPIVPVSAQLKYNIDVVCEYIVKKIPIPKRNFVSPPNMIVIRSFDVNKPGFEVDDIKGGVAGGSILRGVLKVNQLIEIRPGIVVKDERGNPKCTPIYSRIISLYAEQNELQFAVPGGLIGVGTTMDPTLTRADRLVGQVLGEIGSLPDVFVELEVNFFLLRRLLGVRTKGSEKQGKVSKLTKGEILMLNIGSMSTGAKVVGVKNDLAKLQLTAPVCTSKGEKVALSRRVEKHWRLIGWGQIQAGTTIEVPPSPF, encoded by the exons ATGGCGAGGAACAAGGGCTTGGCGGAGCAAGATCTTAGTAAATTGGATGTGACTGTGCTTCATCCGTTATCCCCTGAGGTCATCTCTCGCCAGGCTACTATCAACATTG GAACCATTGGGCATGTCGCTCACGGCAAGTCCACTGTTGTGAAAGCTATTTCTGGTGTCCAG ACTGTTCGTTTTAAGAATGAGTTGGAGCGTAATATCACTATTAAGCTTGGATATGCGAACGCCAAGATTTACAAGTGCGAGGATGATAAATGCCCTAGACCTATGTGTTACAA GGCTTATGGAAGTGGAAAGGAAGACACCCCGAATTGTGATGTCCCTGGATTTGAGAACGCCAAGATGAAACTATTGAGGCATGTGTCGTTCGTTGATTGCCCG GGACACGATATTCTCATGGCGACTATGCTTAACGGAGCAGCCATCATGGATGGTGCACTGCTTCTCATCGCTGCAAACGAAACTTGTCCGCAACCACAGACATCCGAACATCTTGCTGCTGTTGAAATTATGCAACTCAAGCATATTATCATCCTTCAGAACAAGATTGATCTTATTCAAGAGAACGTTGCCATCAACCAGCACGAGGCCATTCAGAAATTTATAATG AACACTGTCGCAGATGGTGCCCCAATCGTCCCAGTGTCTGCACAACTGAAATACAACATCGATGTTGTGTGCGAGTACATTGTTAAGAAGATCCCAATCCCTAAGAGGAACTTCGTGTCCCCACCAAATATGATAGTGATTCGGTCTTTTGATGTCAACAAACCTGGGTTTGAGGTTGATGACATTAAAGGTGGAGTTGCTGGTGGAAGTATCCTCCGG ggTGTTTTGAAAGTGAACCAATTGATTGAGATCCGACCTGGAATTGTTGTGAAAGACGAGCGTGGCAACCCAAAATGCACTCCAATTTACTCCCGCATCATTTCACTCTACGCCGAACAGAACGAGCTTCAGTTTGCCGTTCCTGGAGGTCTAATTGGAGTTGGAACAACAATGGACCCAACTCTTACTCGTGCTGATCGTTTGGTTGGTCAAGTCCTTGGTGAAATCGGTTCCCTTCCTGATGTCTTTGTTGAACTTGAG GTGAACTTCTTTCTTCTACGGCGATTGTTGGGAGTGAGAACAAAGGGATCAGAGAAGCAAGGGAAAGTGTCAAAGCTAACAAAGGGAGAGATTCTGATGCTCAACATTGGTTCCATGTCGACTGGAGCCAAAGTTGTTGGAGTTAAGAACGATCTGGCTAAGTTGCAGCTGACCGCGCCGGTGTGCACGAGCAAAGGAGAGAAAGTGGCTCTGAGCAGGCGTGTGGAGAAGCATTGGCGTTTGATAGGTTGGGGTCAGATTCAAGCTGGAACCACCATTGAAGTCCCTCCTTCACCTTTCTGA